The following proteins come from a genomic window of Scomber japonicus isolate fScoJap1 chromosome 4, fScoJap1.pri, whole genome shotgun sequence:
- the LOC128357691 gene encoding uncharacterized protein LOC128357691, with protein MRYETTHTGSRLYVTITHLNKSDSGHYGCGFEKLLKDPYQEFKIIVTDATTGVLLYVGLTLVLIVLLFSMAVLILCKKIASKPKEHPEETECANVTEASRVYEEIREGDGLSQFPPVENSVEASDDYSVVTATASHPLSKTEDDLNELDYTEVDLSNRAAASLSSAPSGQVPNVIYSALQTHTDAKVESQPLYSTITLPQQ; from the exons ATGAGATATgaaaccacacatacaggaagTCGTCTGTATGTGACCATCACACATCTGAACAAATCTGACTCTGGACATTATGGGTGTGGCTTTGAAAAACTCTTGAAAGATCCATACCAGGAGTTTAAGATCATCGTcacagatg CTACAACAGGTGTGCTGCTGTATGTGGGTCTGACTCTGGTCCTCATTGTGCTCCTGTTCTCCATGGCTGTGCTGATACTCTGCAAGAAAATAGCCTCTAAACCCAAAG AACATCCTGAGGAAACAGAGTGTGCTAATGTCACAGAG GCCAGCCGAGTGTACGAGGAGATCAGAGAGGGCGACGGACTGAGCCAATTCCCTCCTGTGGAAAACTCAGTTGAAGCCTCAGATGACTACAGTGTCGTCACTGCTACAGCATCCCATCCTCTGAGCAAA ACTGAAGACGACTTGAATGAACTCGACTACACTGAGGTAGATTTGTCCAACAGAGCTGCCGCCTCACTCAGCAGCGCCCCCTCTGGTCAAGTCCCTAATGTTATCTACTCTGCgcttcagacacacactgatgccAAAGTAGAGTCACAGCCTCTGTACTCAACTATTACTTTACCTCAGCAGTAG